In Cryptomeria japonica chromosome 10, Sugi_1.0, whole genome shotgun sequence, a genomic segment contains:
- the LOC131030926 gene encoding uncharacterized protein LOC131030926 — protein sequence MKEVTVKGPWAKLLSQDSQNPDVDLCDQSFMIGRSKSCNLCIDDSSISGVLCMLKHKVQQNGAEVLVLGSSGFVVLNGKCLKNKDVVSIGGGDELVFSSSLSQHTYIFQLLGNEDISAPVLPTSVGKTVDQVVTGEAEQNIAGAAAEISEALAAMFGPMQGPLAGSLSPLPFPLPFPFGQVFPNHKIRHPCCNDSEECDQGSNAYESQTACNMSDESASDTEVIELETGVSPMLTMLKRSRKHHEKGYIHNEIDGKSPIQVCEERKESVRGIDPSEAHAKCQILKEQLRKGIVDGRETHVSFDDFPYYLSKKTKSLLIASTFTHLKRNEFAQFTRKLPNVSPKILMSGPEGSEIYQETLVKVLANHFDAKLLIFDSSSILTASSMKDGEQRGAICPTLRSKLGDFQVKAWPLQGTASNLHTSNEYSIKRGDRVKFIIKSQKSDNLPSEVPLRGPSHGDQGEVLLSLDENGSSKLGVRFDKPIQGGVDLGGLCEQDHGFFCSASDLLLDHTIEENMDKLLLDALFEVVTSESKNSPLILFMKDVETSFVDNPCIYTALQRKLKNLPESIIVIGSYIKVDKRKEKAAFGDLLPFIKINEFEDHGFELPYGRNFKENTEKQLFDLFPNKVMVEMPQDEALLVNWKLQLERDVEMLKVKTNLQHIKTVLSLNNLDCDGIDTICIKDQKLTNKCAENIVGWALGDHLMNESEPFIKDGKLIISSESVRHGLSILRENKRNESSKKTHKNVATENRHEKKLLDNVIPPNEIGVTFEDVGALENVKDTLKELVMLPLQRPELFCKGQLTKPCKGVLLFGPPGTGKTMLAKAVATEAGANFLNISMSSITSMMFGENEKSIRAIFSLASKISPCVIFIDEVDSLLGRRDSSGEHEASRSMKNEFMTNWDGLLTKEKERVLVLAATNRPFDLDDAVIRRMPRRLFVNLPDASNRAKILKVMLAKEELTPEFDFDTIANMTEGYSGSDLKNLCITAAFCPIREVLEKEKKEKALAIAEGKELPSLSGSADVRPLNMDDIRYAHKQVCASVSSDSRSMTELHQWDELYGEGGSRQKNVLNYFI from the exons ATGAAAGAGGTAACAGTGAAGGGTCCTTGGGCTAAGCTCTTATCACAGGATTCTCAG AATCCGGATGTGGACCTGTGCGACCAAAGTTTCATGATTGGACGAAGCAAAagttgcaatttgtgcattgatgattccTCAATTAGTGGAGTTTTGTGCATGTTGAAGCATAAG GTGCAGCAGAATGGTGCTGAAGTGCTTGTTTTAGGGAGCTCTGGATTTGTCGTGCTCAATGGAAAGTGTCTTAAAAACAAGGATGTCGTCagcattggaggaggagatgaacTTGTTTTCAGCTCTTCTCTGAGTCAGCACACTTAT ATTTTTCAGCTCCTCGGAAATGAAGATATATCAGCCCCTGTATTGCCTACTTCAGTAGGAAAGACGGTAGATCAGGTGGTAACAGGTGAGGCAGAACAAAACATTGCAGGTGCGGCAGCAGAAATATCTGAAGCTTTAGCAGCTATGTTTGGCCCCATGCAAGGACCTCTTGCGGGTTCTTTGTCACCCTTACCCTTTCCCTTACCCTTTCCCTTTGGACAAGTATTCCCCAATCACAAAATTCGTCATCCTTGTTGCAATGACAGTGAAGAATGTGACCAAGGAAGCAATGCATACGAGTCACAGACTGCTTGTAATATGTCAGATGAGTCTGCCTCAGATACTGAAGTGATTGAACTTGAGACTGGGGTTTCGCCCATGCTTACTATGTTGAAACGTTCAAGAAAACATCATGAGAAGGGTTACATTCACAATGAAATAGATGGTAAATCACCTATACAAGTTTGTGAAGAGAGAAAGGAATCTGTAAGAGGTATTGACCCATCTGAAGCACATGCTAAATGCCAAATTTTGAAGGAACAATTAAGAAAAGGAATAGTTGATGGAAGAGAGACTCATGTATCATTTGATGATTTTCCTTATTACCTGAG TAAGAAGACAAAAAGTCTTCTGATTGCATCAACGTTCACACATTTGAAACGGAATGAATTTGCACAATTTACAAGGAAGCTTCCTAACGTGAGCCCCAAAATATTGATGTCTGGTCCGGAAG GGTCTGAGATATATCAAGAAACGTTGGTGAAGGTATTGGCAAATCACTTTGATGCAAAATTGCTTATATTTGATAGCAGTTCAATACTCACG GCCTCATCAATGAAGGATGGAGAACAAAGAGGAGCCATATGTCCTACTTTACGGTCAAAATTGGGTGACTTTCAAGTCAAAGCATGGCCTCTCCAAGGCACTGCATCAAACTTGCACACATCAAACGAATATTCCATCAAGAGAG GTGATCGAGTGAAATTCATTATTAAATCCCAAAAGTCAGATAATCTGCCATCTGAAGTTCCTTTGAG gGGTCCATCTCATGGTGATCAAGGGGAAGTACTTTTGTCTTTGGACGAGAATGGTTCATCTAAACTTGGAGTACGTTTTGATAAGCCAATTCAAGGGGGTGTTGACCTCGGGGGTCTCTGCGAACAAGATCATGGGTTTTTTTGTAGCG caaGCGACCTTCTCTTAGATCACACTATTGAAGAAAACATGGACAAGCTACTCCTAGATGCACTTTTCGAG GTTGTGACTAGTGAGAGTAAGAATAGTCCTCTTATACTTTTCATGAAAGATGTTGAGACATCATTCGTAGACAACCCATGCATCTACACTGCCTTACAAAGAAAACTTAAAAATTTGCCCGAAAGTATTATTGTTATTGGATCATACATAAAGGTTGACAAAAGAAAGGAAAAG GCAGCTTTCGGGGATCTACTACCCTTCATTAAAATTAATGAATTTGAAGACCACGGTTTTGAATTACCA TATGGGAGAAACTTTAAAGAGAACACAGAGAAGCAGCTTTTTGATCTTTTTCCAAACAAAGTGATGGTGGAGATGCCTCAG GATGAAGCCCTTCTTGTTAATTGGAAACTTCAGTTAGAACGGGATGTTGAAATGCTTAAAGTGAAGACGAATCTACAACATATTAAAACT GTGCTTTCTCTTAATAACCTGGATTGTGATGGGATTGACACAATTTGCATAAAGGACCAAAAACTTACAAACAAAT GTGCAGAGAATATTGTTGGATGGGCTTTGGGCGACCATCTTATGAATGAATCTGAGCCCTTTATTAAGGATGGAAAACTAATTATCTCTAGTGAAAG TGTTCGACATGGGTTGAGCATACTgcgagaaaataaaagaaatgagagCTCAAAGAAAACACATAAG AATGTTGCTACAGAGAACCGTCATGAAAAGAAGCTTCTTGACAATGTAATTCCACCAAATGAAATTGGGGTGACCTTTGAGGATGTTGGAGCTTTGGAAAATGTGAAGGATACACTTAAAGAGCTAGTCATGCTTCCATTACAAAGGCCGGAGCTTTTTTGTAAAGGACAACTAACAAAG CCCTGTAAAGGTGTCCTGCTCTTTGGTCCTCCAGGAACCGGAAAAACAATGCTTGCTAAAGCCGTTGCAACAGAAGCTGGTGCAAATTTTCTAAATATTTCGATGTCAAGCATTACATCAATG ATGTTTGGGGAAAATGAGAAGTCAATTAGAGCTATTTTCTCCTTAGCAAGTAAAATTTCCCCATGTGTGATCTTTATTGACGAG GTTGATAGTCTGTTGGGAAGAAGGGACAGTTCTGGAGAGCATGAGGCTTCGCGTAGTATGAAGAATGAGTTTATGACAAACTGGGATGGATTGCTCACTAAAGAAAAAGAGAGAGTATTAGTTCTTGCCGCCACTAATAGGCCTTTTGATCTTGATGACGCTGTCATTCGAAGAATGCCAAGGAG GTTATTTGTAAACTTGCCAGATGCATCAAACAGAGCTAAAATCTTGAAGGTTATGCTTGCCAAAGAAGAATTGACCCCCGAGTTTGATTTCGATACAATTGCTAATATGACTGAGGGATATTCTGGATCTGACCTTAAG AACTTATGTATTACAGCTGCATTCTGCCCAATCCGGGAAgttttggaaaaagaaaagaag GAAAAAGCACTAGCAATAGCAGAGGGGAAGGAGCTGCCATCTTTGAGTGGAAGTGCTGATGTTCGTCCTTTAAATATGGATGACATACGATATGCCCATAAACAG GTATGTGCTAGTGTTTCTTCAGACTCGAGAAGTATGACTGAGCTACATCAATGGGATGAGCTTTATGGTGAAGGAGGCTCAAGACAAAAGAATGTACTGAATTATTTTATCTAG